A section of the Malania oleifera isolate guangnan ecotype guangnan chromosome 2, ASM2987363v1, whole genome shotgun sequence genome encodes:
- the LOC131149171 gene encoding uncharacterized protein LOC131149171, which translates to MDSFNGTTGFRYNPNSNAMGDADGETEFSGILEIYVHHARNIHNICIYDNQDVYAKFSLTYNPDETISTRIINGGGKNPEFNENLVMEVTQLDAVLKCEIWMLSRARNLMEDQLLGFTLVPISLVAGKGKVTQDFSLSSTDLFHSPAGTVKLSLSVNVSLPLNSSAKSFSESAASSSITSEVVLLDRKISEVMLDPVEYSRVEFPDIGVARENQQMVSEYFDLARHGSGPRPGLVGPASFLHLGAPQPADDYEMTVNSSEENRGGSLSPNGSIQNSGFLSSTTTSLSDDRNSVDSVDKKSRLTGESLYSLNASITTEGNHSSGVCPDTPTSKKGNEVRDEKEQNFSSKEEESIKEGNMNTGSAKFGQVFSAPLGNISLDAEQSAMQQQIVDMYMRSMQQFTESLAKMKLPMDLNKSKAEDNGDVIQNHNSKLEVEKKKKDGSRVFYGSRAFF; encoded by the coding sequence ATGGATTCCTTCAATGGAACAACTGGGTTTCGCTATAACCCGAATTCGAACGCCATGGGGGACGCGGACGGGGAGACTGAGTTCTCGGGTATTCTTGAAATCTATGTTCATCATGCGAGGAACATTCACAACATATGTATTTATGACAATCAAGATGTGTATGCCAAGTTCTCCCTTACCTATAACCCCGACGAAACCATTTCCACCAGAATTATCAATGGCGGAGGAAAGAACCCGGAATTCAATGAAAACTTAGTAATGGAAGTTACCCAACTCGACGCTGTTCTCAAATGTGAGATTTGGATGCTAAGCAGGGCTAGAAATCTAATGGAAGATCAGCTCTTGGGGTTCACACTTGTCCCAATTTCTTTGGTTGCTGGTAAAGGAAAGGTCACGCAAGATTTTAGTCTTTCTTCCACTGATCTATTCCATTCCCCAGCCGGAACTGTGAAATTGTCTCTTTCTGTGAATGTATCCCTGCCCCTGAACTCCTCTGCCAAGTCCTTCTCTGAATCGGCTGCCAGTTCGTCCATTACTTCGGAGGTTGTACTGCTCGATCGAAAGATATCAGAGGTTATGTTGGACCCGGTTGAGTATTCAAGGGTTGAATTCCCTGACATTGGAGTAGCTAGAGAGAACCAGCAGATGGTCTCTGAGTATTTTGACCTGGCCAGGCATGGTTCTGGTCCAAGGCCCGGTTTGGTTGGGCCTGCATCATTTCTTCATCTTGGTGCTCCTCAGCCCGCTGATGACTATGAAATGACTGTGAACTCATCCGAGGAGAATCGGGGTGGTTCCCTTTCGCCCAATGGGAGTATTCAGAATTCTGGGTTTTTGAGTTCTACAACAACTAGCTTAAGTGATGATAGGAATTCAGTTGATTCTGTTGACAAAAAGAGTCGGTTGACTGGTGAATCATTGTACTCTCTTAATGCGTCGATTACTACTGAAGGTAATCACAGCTCCGGTGTTTGTCCAGATACCCCAACCTCAAAAAAGGGGAATGAAGTCAGGGATGAAAAAGAGCAGAATTTCTCAAGCAAGGAAGAGGAGAGCATCAAAGAAGGGAATATGAATACGGGTTCTGCTAAATTTGGTCAAGTGTTTTCAGCTCCACTTGGAAACATCAGTCTAGATGCTGAGCAGTCTGCAATGCAGCAGCAGATAGTTGACATGTATATGAGAAGCATGCAACAGTTTACGGAGTCTTTGGCAAAGATGAAGCTCCCAATGGATCTCAATAAATCGAAAGCTGAAGACAATGGAGATGTAATTCAAAATCACAATAGCAAATTAGAAGttgagaagaagaaaaaggatgggtcaaGGGTTTTCTATGGTAGCCGGGCCTTCTTCTGA